In Streptomyces sclerotialus, the DNA window GAACGCCACGGCCGACGGAGCCAACCAGCGCAGCGGCTCCAGCACCAGCTGTGCCGTCCGCGGCATCGCCTACTCCGGACACCGCCTCGACTACCACTGCTACACCGTTGCCGGCGACTACACCTGGACGTACCTCAGAAACGACAGCACGGGGACCTCCGGCTGGGTCCGCGATGACCTGCTGAGCGACTACGGCTCCAGCGTGTACTGCGGCTTCTGATCACACGCGGTCCGACCGCACCGCACAGTACTGCCAGGGGCGGCTCCGCCGGGGCCGCCCCTGGTGTTTCGGAACAGCTGGTGTTCCAGGACAGCTGATGTCTCAGAACAGCTGGTGTCTCAGGACAGCGTACGGACGGCCCGGCGGACCTCCTTGGCGACCGCGGCCGGGAGCGGGGCGTAGTGGAGCGCGGCGAGGTGCTTCTGCCCCTCGGCGCCCGCGGTGTAGCTCAGGAACGACTTCAGCGCAGGCAGCGAAGCGGCCTGGTTCCCCTTGTCGCAGACGATCTCGTAGGTCATCAGGACGATGGGGTACGCGCCGGCCTTCGGCGCGTCGTAGTCGAAGGCGAGCGTCTTGTCGTTGCCCTCCCCGACGATCTCCGCGGCGCCGATGCCGGCCGAGGCGGTCTCCGTGGTGGGTGCCACCGGCTCGCCCGCGCCCGTGCCGATGCTGACCGTGGTGATCTTCCGGGAGGCGGCGAAGGACAGCTCGAAGTAGCCGATGGTGCCGGGCGAGGAGGACACCTCCGACGCGATGCGGGAGGACCCGCTCCCGGCTCCGCCGCCCTTGCCCTGCCACGACTTGTCGACGGGGTGCGGCCAGGCACCGGGCGCCGCGCCGGCCAGGTAGTCCTGGAAGTTCTGGGTGGTGCCGGAGTCGTCCGAGCGGTGCATCGGCCGGATCGGCAGGGAGGGCAGCTCCGTACCGGGGTTCAGCTTCTTGACGGCCGGGTCGTCCCAGGTGGTGATGCGCGCATCGAAGATCTTCGCGAGGGTCGGCGCGTCCAGCACCAGATGGTCCACGCCGGGCAGGTTGAACCCGATGGCGATCGGGCCGCCGACCATCGGGAGATGGATGGCCCGGCCGCCCTGGCAGGTGTCCCGCGACCACTTGATCTCCTGGTCGCTCAGCACGCCGTCGGTGCCGCCGAACGCCGTCGCCCGCCGCTGGAACTGCGCGACGCCCGCCCCCGACCCCAGCGGGTTGTAGGCGATCCGGGTGCCGCGGCAGGCCCGTTGGTACTCGTCGATCCAGTGCTCCATCGCGTTCTGCTGCGCCGTCGAGCCGGAGCCGCGTACCTTGCCCTGGCCCACGCAGTCGATGTCGGCGGCCACCGGCTCCGCTTCCCGGCGGCTGCCGTCCGCGTCACCGGTGGCCTGCGCCCCGCACCCGGCGAGCAGCAGGGTGCCCGCGCAGGCCCCGGCGAGCAGAGTGCTCCATCGGCTCGTACGCGCCCTACGGACCCGACGTCGGCTCTGCACTTCTGTTCCCCTCACGGCGCCACACGCGACACTCACCTCGACACAACGAACTGCGCATGAATGCTCGCCGATCTTTCGTACGGGGTGAGTGTCGTCCGGGCGAACGGAAGGTGATCTCTGGGTCACGGTCAGGTGAACGGCGCCTCGCCCGCTCTCGTACGGGCGCCGTGCGGGCTGCCGCTACGGCAGTGCGTGCACGTGCGGCCCGACCGCGTTGGACCAGGCGTTGCCGCTGGTCGCGTCCCAGTTGGTGGACCAGGTCATCGCGCCGCGCAGGGTGGGGTAGGTCTTGGCGGGCTTGAAGGTACCGCAGCCGGTGCCCTTGGTGAGGCAGTCCAGCGCGGCGTTGACGACGCTCGGTGCCACGTAGCCGCTGCCGGCCCCGCGCGTGG includes these proteins:
- a CDS encoding SH3 domain-containing protein, producing the protein MKRRIAAALPVIAAVAACIPMTLATPATAAASCGKTAADKDSSAWNATADGANQRSGSSTSCAVRGIAYSGHRLDYHCYTVAGDYTWTYLRNDSTGTSGWVRDDLLSDYGSSVYCGF
- the pstS gene encoding phosphate ABC transporter substrate-binding protein PstS, yielding MQSRRRVRRARTSRWSTLLAGACAGTLLLAGCGAQATGDADGSRREAEPVAADIDCVGQGKVRGSGSTAQQNAMEHWIDEYQRACRGTRIAYNPLGSGAGVAQFQRRATAFGGTDGVLSDQEIKWSRDTCQGGRAIHLPMVGGPIAIGFNLPGVDHLVLDAPTLAKIFDARITTWDDPAVKKLNPGTELPSLPIRPMHRSDDSGTTQNFQDYLAGAAPGAWPHPVDKSWQGKGGGAGSGSSRIASEVSSSPGTIGYFELSFAASRKITTVSIGTGAGEPVAPTTETASAGIGAAEIVGEGNDKTLAFDYDAPKAGAYPIVLMTYEIVCDKGNQAASLPALKSFLSYTAGAEGQKHLAALHYAPLPAAVAKEVRRAVRTLS